The following nucleotide sequence is from Nycticebus coucang isolate mNycCou1 chromosome 8, mNycCou1.pri, whole genome shotgun sequence.
attcattcatctattcatccatctatctggagagagagagaatgatgaATTTAAGGTAACTGTGGTAAAATGCTGATGATCAGGAGTCTGCATGCAGGAGGAGGGAGCTCGTTGTGCTCTTCTGGCAAAGTTTCTACAaggatgaaatggaaaaatcatAGACTGTTTGAtgtttgaaaatgtgtcaaatggtctatgagaccagtgtatggtgccccatgatcacattaatgtacacagctatgatttaattaaaaaaaaaagaaaagaactggaaaaatcaATGGGGACAACAATGACGACAAGGTTGGGGCTGAGCCCCAGAAACGTAGGACCAGGGCacagcagggagggcagggaggcagTCAGGGAGCTGGAGTGCCTTGGGTGACCAAGGAAGGGCATGGGCTGGTGTCTTGCAGGCTATCATGGGGGGCAGAATGTCCCGCTTCCCTTGCTTTACAagtatttcatttaaatctcagAAACCTATGAGACAGACACTAGGCTCATCTCCTCCTTGTATTATAAATAAGGACATGAGCAGAGGGTCATTCATTACTTTGAAAATGGAACTAGAGATTTTTTCAAACCTTCCACATTATGGCACTATAGATTAtatcctgtttttatttatttacttatttattattattttttgagacacagcctcaagctgtccccctgggtagagtgccgtggtgtcacagctcacagcaacctccaactcctgggcttacgcgattctcttgtctcagcctcccaagtagctgggactacaagcgcccaacacaacgcccggctatgttttggtgtagttgtcattgttgtttggcagtcccaggctggatttgaacccaccaactctggtgtatgtggctggagccttagccgcttgagtataggtgctgagccaatatatattattttcaaatacagttTTATTCAAATAAAACCAAGCCAATagacaaatatttcttaattcAGTTAAGCCTCGTCCTCCTTTGTGCATGGCAAAGAGAGCTGACATCCCCCTCAACTATATTTGTCCACATTTTCTACATGGAGTTGTAAGACCAAAGCAATGTGACATCCTCCTCACCAGACAAAAGTTTTCTGGACCATCATGGTACCAGCTTCTTTGTACAAAGATGACCTCTGAATGCAGTCAGTCCCTACCTGGAAGAGGAGGGTGGCTTGGTATGAGTACAACTCTGGTGTCAAAAAGGAGAGAGGTCAGCCCAGTGGTGTCATAAAGAGGGACACTATTGGCCTAGAGTGCTTTCTGATTGATGGATTCCTTCCTCCCCTTGGCTGCCCTAGCGCTGTGAGCTCCATGGTGGCGCCTCCCATCCACCTGGGCCCAGCTGGCCTCCCTGAGCTAAGTGCTTGCCAGGGACAGACATTCCTCACACATCGATGACCCAGGGCTCAAGAGCTTGCTGTAAACAGAGCCTCATTGCTGGATTGAATTCATTTGTGTGAGCAATAAGGAAATGGGGGGAGCAAATTAGTGGGTACCTCTGCCGTAGGCTTCAGTCAAGCCaccaaaaacattttgaaatgatttattGACGTAAGAAAATGATCACAACGtacctttaattaaaaatgacacAACAGGGAGTACAATTGAAGTCTATCTAGTTATAATCATAAATATGAACAGGAAGAAACATCGAGACATGCTCACCAGTTGTCTCTGGATTGTGGCATTGTGGATGATTTTGTTCTTTGGTCTTTTCTTGGTGGTTTTGCggtttttttagaaataatttttgttatcaAGGAAATTGTTCTTAAGCAAATATATGTCTcgggaaagaaaagggaacaaagaCATAAATAGGGGTTCTTGGTTAGAGATGAGGTTTTTAAAGACGTTTTGGATAAATAAACTACTTGGAGTTAAGGACCCTCTCCATCTCCCACATTAAGATGGAGAGTCCCCCCCGCCCCTGACCCTGCAAGGTCAGGTGTCTTTCTGGTGGCCACTTTTCTCCCTTGGAGCTCCAAACACTGCCATCTCACAGAGCAGATTATTCTTTGCTAATAGATCCAAGGTGGCAGTCAGAACTCTCTGATCCATAAAACCAGAGATGTGGATGAAGCCAAAAGAAAGAAGCTCAACCCCATTtccttttgcctgtttttaatttctacaatAAAGCCAACAGAATTGACCTACCCTGACTAGCAGGGGAGAGATACTGaaaaaattcagaaggaaagaagtgATAAATGGAAATTATGAGTTCCTTCCCTTTATGGCAATTTCAAGAAGTACAACATGTTATTCCTATGGACTGAGTTTAGCCCACTGCTTGAATTATTTGATTTTAGTGAATATAAAAATTTCTCTCGAAGGGTATTCTCAATTCCACTGTCAAAGATAGTTCCTCATCCCTATTCTCAAGTTGTTCCATTGTGAGTCCTGTGGTCCCCAGGGTTCCCAAGAGCCTAAACCCTGctggggggggtgggggcagtgagGGAGGAGCTGCTGGCTACTGGCTGGCTCCCATGCTCAGGGCAGAGTCACGGAGGAGCTCATTATTTCCAAGTGCATGGATGGTGAGGGTCGGGTGGGAATGGGAGCTGCAGTGGCTTTGTTGACAAAAGTTAATGCTCACAAATTTGAAATCCTGCTTAGGCCCAAGTCTTTTGCTGGCACCCTTTGTCCCATTCGTCTTTTTGCCACTAGGGAGAAGTTAATGGAAAAGACCGGGCCCTGGAAGCGATTTCGTCTAAGCCACCTTTAAGCTCCCTCTCAACCCTGAGTGGCTGTGATTCCATGCAGTGCCTGGTGTGAGAATCCAGCTGGGAGGGCCAAGCTGCTTCCTCTCCAGGTCTGCCTGGCAGGTCATTCCTGCTGGGTCCCAGATCAGCCACCTGTGGTCTGAGTCAGAACCCAGCAGAGAGCTCATGCTCCGCTGTGGAAGGAGACATGGAGCTGGCCCTCTCCAGCCTGTCTGTGGAGAGGAAGGGGAGCCATTTAGCCAAGTGCACAGCCACGTGCCTGTGGAACAGCTGGCACAGGTACTTCCGGAACCTTTCCCCAACGAAGGCGTAGATCACCGGGTTAACGCAGCAGTGTGTGTAGGCGATCACCTCTGTCACCTGGACGGCCATGTCCAGGTGTTTGCTCTGCTGACACTGATGGGTGAACAGGGAGTCTTGGAAGACAGAAACAAGTATAGTCAGATTGTAAGGGGTccaaaagaggaagaagatgagcATGATGACGAAAATCAGACGGACGGCTTTGGACTTCTTCTCATTTGGTCGTCTGAGCAGAATCTTTATGATGCCTGTGTAGCAGAAGATCATGACTAACAGAGGCAAAACCAGCCCCAAGAGGTTCAGTTTTAGAGCctgaaatattttccaatttcttaGGCTTTCGGGAGGGAAATGAATGCTGCAGGTGTGATGCTTGATCTCCCGCTGGGTCTTGGAAAAGTACCAGCCGGGGATAGAAGCCAAGATGGCCAGGACCCAGGTGAAGATGCTGGTGATGATACCAAAGGTGACAGTCCGAGCCTGCAAGGCTGACACAGCGTGGACGATGGCCAGGTACCTGTCAATGGTCAGCAGGATGATGAAAAAGATCTCACTGTACAAACCCACGTAATAAATCCCAGAGAGAAGCTTACACATGCCATCACCAAAAACCCAGTCATCCTTCAACTTGTAGTTGATCCAGAAAGGCAGCGTGAAGAGGAAGAGCAGGTCAGAGATGGCCAGGTTGAGGAGGTAGATGCTGGTCATGCTTCTGAGCCTTTTGTATTGCATGAGGACCAAGACCACAAGGACATTGCCGACCAGGCCAATGATAAATACTAGGGAATACAGAGGGGGCAGCAACTGGGCCCCAAAGGCCCTCTCTGTCTCCTTCTGGCATGGGGTTGTGTCCCCATAGTCATATTCTGTGGCCGTGCTGTAGTCTTCTGTGGTAGGTGAAATCTCCATTTTGGCTTCTCCTATTAAAGGCAGTGGGCTTTGGACAACAAAGACAAGGCAGAGGTTACATTTCTTCAActtgacaaatgtttattgagtgcctacagTGTGCCATGCCTTGGAGATGAAATGAAGAGCTAGGAACCCCCAGGTCTCCTCTGCTTTCTAGGAACCTAGAGTCTAATGGGGGTGgtggaaataaacaaatgagtaCATAAATCATTAATTCAATTACTTCAGCAATGAGCATTGTAAAGGAAAAGTTCAGTAGATGGAAAGCCAGACTAAGGAGACCCTACCACACTGCTCATAACCAACACTTCCTAAGCACCTCCCATGGGCTGGGCATCCCACTAAGGTTAGACAGCCCTTGAGGAGGCATCGTTATAGTTCCCATGATAGAGGTGATGACACAGAGATTCAGAGTGGTTAGGAAACATGCTCGAGGACACACATCTGATGAGAATGAATTCTGGAGCTCAAATGCAAGTATGTGTCATTCTCACACTCAGTCCAGAAACCACTCAGGCTTCCTGCCTCTATCACCCTGTGATGGCCTCACATCGTGGAGTCCACACAAAGACTCTGGAAGGAAAATAATCCTGGCTGAGCGTCAAAAACTTATGAACAGACTTTCATGACTTTGAGTCTAAAAAGATTGTCAGCCAGGGGCGACAGTGCCCAGCAGGCATTTGAAAACATGTAGGCATGTTTTTGTCATTGCTGTCACAAAGACTGGGGAAGGCTGCTGTCAGTTGGCAGGCAGGGCCAAGGATGTCCTATAGTGCAAAATTATTCTATCCCAGACATCAATAGTGCTGCCATAGTGAGATCCTGTAGCCTGACCCCATCATTTCATGGATGAGGACACTGAGGGCATGGGGCTGGGCTCAGCCTGCCCCTCCCATGGTACCTGTAGGTGTACAGGTGACTCTTTGGACCTCCTGTGAGAGTTGTGAGGAGGATCCAGAGGAAAGCACAGGCTGGGGTTGGGAGTGTCCTggtgagaaaaagataaaactgggGGTCAGGGGAGGAAAGGTTTGGAATAGCCTTGGGCAATGAGGTGCAGTCACGTGGTGACCAGATGGAAGCTGGAACTCTGCTAAAATAAGCTTTTAGGTATTTTTACACAAGTTGTCTTAatacaaacagaaacaaagcaaaagaggTCGCTCAGAAGCTTGATTTCTAGGCCCTCCTTTTTGATACACCTTTCAACGTGCTTACTGAAGACAGCTCCCCAAAAGGCATAAGCTTTGGTGTAACCCAGCAGCTGGGACCTTGAGTGACTTAatctacctctctgagcctcatgcCTCATTTGTAACATGGGAAAGTAACTCTTACCTTGCAAGGCTACTGTGAGGTAATGTAGGAGAAAAGTGCCCCCTGCCCCAGCAGTTCCCAGGCCCTCAGGAAGTATCAGGAGACCTCCTTACTTACAGCAGCCCTTCTTCGAGGCCTGTCCCCTCTGTGTACTATGATGTCCCAGGGTGTCCCTGGATGGCCAATATACCCCACCCCACAAATCCACTCCCCCACCAGATCTCTGTCTAGTTAATCTAGAAAGTGACTTTTCTTGATGATGATGGGCAATGACAATCCCTTTTGTGTGAACCACACTTCGAAATTTTCAGTATGTTGCCACCAATCTGAATTGATTTGGCCCAAATACCAACCAGTAAAGTAGATAGCACCTACTTCATAATTCCTGTCTTGAACGTGGATCTCTAGAGGTCTTCCTTCTATTCTCCTTAGCGAATATTTCCTGCTTATAAGTGTGCATTTCTGCAGTGGCCACTCGTAATTAGGGCACACTTGGGGGAGGCTGGACACCCAGACGGAATGGGAGCTATTCTGGTAGGGCAGGAAGTGAGGGGCTTTCATTTCCCCTCAAACTCTTCCCTATTATGGCTCGCTCCTCCATCTCCAGACATGTCTCTACCCCATCAGCTCTCTTTCTGCAGAAACCCAGGCTAGCAGGCACTAAATGAAGCTGTGTTGGCAATTTTTGATCCCTGCAGCCACTATTAGTGGTGACGATGACAGACAGCTCTGTTGGCAGTCAGGATGTTTGGGTGGGCTGGCTGGTTTACAGTGGAAGCAGCAAATAGCTTTGAAAACACTAAGAGGGACTAGTGCCAGGATGCTTCTTTGTGCCTAGTTTCTGGGGAATTTTGGCAAAGATGAAGGAAGGCAACCTGAATCAGCATTGGTAGGTGCCATTTCAAACAGTCTCCTCCAAACCGCCCCTGCCTTCAGCTCCATTTGCAACTTCCGCAACTTGTCAGGAACCAGGCTACACGTATGCCAGTTCCAGGGTATGCTGCTTCTAAGGGGAGATAACCTGGGTCCAGGCCTTGGAGGAGAAACCAAAGGACCATGTTGCCATCACCGTAACCCGGAGCCCAAAAACTTCCAGAGCTCGTGTCCTCCAGCCTGGATATTGACAAAGTCTCTGAGCAGAGAAAGGGCAGTCTGTGATGGTGAAAGACACCCCCCTTGATGCGCTGGTACCTTCTTCCGGTTCCTAAGGCTAATTGCATGTTTCTTCCCAACTTGAGATTCAGTACCAGGctgtccccaggttacaaacatctgattggCCTACAACTAGCACTTATACATGGaggttattacaggtaataggtaaaggtacctgttccaacttacctacaacttaagaacaaacctacagaacctatctcatttataacctggggactgcctctACGTTGGTAGCTTGAAATGAACTATTGTGTGGTATTTACACCCCTGACAATCAGCAAACATTATAATTGGGGATCTTTTTCAGGAGAATTAGATGGTTTTTTTTACCAGCACACTAGTGCCCAGGTCCTCAGAGCTGTCCTGCTGCTCACTGAAGGAACTAAAAGCTCAGTGAGCCTGATGGCAGAATATGTATGAACACTGGGGGAGTGTACAACACTTTTCTGAAATCTGGGAACCTCCAGGAACTCCTATGGAGGAATAGTTGAAGTAGATTCCTGCAAGGAGTCATCATGTTCCTCTATCTTTAGAACAAAATTCTAACTTGCGTCTTTGTTGGTAAAACTGAATGGATGCCTCACGAGAGGTCATCTAGCCAGCTGTTGGAATCTTACTTCCTTTAATGACAGCAGTCCTGATTTTGAAGATCCTTGATTCCAGTCTTCCAAAGAAATTGGTTCAATATCAAATTATCCTTCATggcataaaattttttttttctcatttgtatttcctttgtgCTACAATTACTCCAAACACCATGTTCTGTTTTCCTTTACACCAGAACATTTGGCAAATACTTTCTTCTCACATAGGTCTCTGCAGAAAGCACTTTCTTATTTAGTCACCAATAACCAATCATTCAAGAAAGCTTCCTTTCTAGCAAAACACTGTTTTACATTTGAGCACTCAGCCATCTTAGCCATTTGCCTACTCCTCAAAGAATTCCCCACCTTTGAGGAGACCTTAGttgtatgcatatttttaaacaagGATGTCCTTAACAATAATTGACAAGACAGACAAGACAAATGCTACTTACTCTAGCTCCAAGGGCTTTTGTCCACGAAGTCTTTGTCCCTGGGGCTCTCAAGAGATTTTATGAATTCAAGGTTCAAGGTCCTGACCAAGTAGGAAGTCCCCGGCTTCCTGTAGGTGATGGAGAATTGACTCCGGTTTCACAGTATTTCAGAATGACAAGAAGAGGGCAGAGTTCCTCTTTTTGTGTGGTTGGATACTCGAATGGCCACTATGTTCACCAGTGGCTAGTTCCTGGAGCCCAAGTTCACTGGTAGGATTTTCTCTGCTCGCTCAGCTGCAGTTGAGTCTTCTCCCGGGAGCTGGCTCTGCCTTAAAGGCATTGAGTAGGGTGGGGTTGGGTGGAGTTGACTTGGGGCAAAGAGGTGTTGCCAGAAATTGTGGAGCAATTGAAGGATGGGGGGTATGTGGGGATTGTGGGCAGGGCATAGAGATCTTGCGGTCAGCAGtcagcctttgttttttttttcttcaagattgCAAATGGAAGGATTTAAACCGGAACATTGAGTCCTGTTCCTCAAAGCCATCCAGCTGCTGTAAGTACCAAGAGGCAGCAGCTTCTCTTTGGCGCCCCCTGCCTCCTCCACCTCTGCTGCTCACTGTTCCTCTGCTCTCTGTCCCCCAGTTCCCAGGCCACCACATCCAGAGCATTTGACCCCATGAATCTCTGGCAAGGAAGGAATACAGGTCTGTTGGCTGGGCTTCGGACTTCCCTTTCTGACCCCCCTCTCCTGTGCTGTGCAATAGTCAAACACAGGGCAAGTTCAAATCCCAGGTTTCTACTTGTGACATGGGCAGCTCACTACACCTTTCTAATTCTCAGTTCCTACTCTGCTAAATGAGAACACTGAACAGTCATGATCACAGGAGGAACATGAGCTCAGGTGGAAAACGTCAGAGTGTCTGGCACCGTGAAAATGTCTGATGAAAGATGCTGTGTGTGACCCTCCCCACAGCTACTAACGCCTACTCTGCCACTGCACTGTGCCTTCGGTAAAACGAGGGCATGCCTGACCTTCCCCACAGCATTGCTGCACAGGGCCATTGGGAAGTCATACCTGTGAAAACGTCCCTTGGCCCTTTGCAACTCAGTTTTAGCGTCCATAAAATTTAGACAAGGTGGCTTTAGTCTGATCATCACTCAACTCTGCCCCTGAAGAAGTAAATAAGGGTCTGCGtgtgcccagctatttgtagTGCTTTGCTAATGAATCAGTTTCCAAAGAGAACAGAGGCATGTGAAACCTGCCTCTCCCTCGATTCTGTCTAAGGTACTTCCAAAACTTAACCAGCCTTATATCTCTGCTCTAGCTTTCTAGGTAGCCATGCCACAGAGGGACATGCCAAAAAAAATATGCATgttcatttaacaagtatttatttagtACCCACCATGTGCCACGCCCTGTGTTGGGTGCTAGGAATAAAGTGGTGCCCCAAAGAGGCAGGTATCATTCTTTAAGAGCTCAAAGCTTAGCAAGGATCACAGACAATTAAGTAAGTTGTCACAGTAAGGTAACCTTAAAAAAATTTGATAGATATAGAGGGTAGAAGTGAGTTTTGTCAtagatgaattgtatagtggtgaagtcagggctatTAATGTACCCATTGCTTTAATAGTgaacattgtacctgataggtaatttttgatccctcacctcccttttaacctccccccttcctagTTTCTAATGTCCACTATTCCACTTTGTGTGACCATATATACCCATTCTTGCACTCCCATTTATTAGTGAGAATATACAgcatttgattttccattcctgagatagttCGCTTACAATAATGGCTTCAACTTCTGTCCAAGTTGGTACATATATCCCATGTTTtccttatccactcatcagttgattggtgcttagattgattccatacctttgcaattgtgaattgtgctgtgacaaATGTTCAGGTACAGGGGtcttttttgatataatgatgtcctttcctttgggtagatgttcagtagtgggattgctttatgaaatggtaggtctacttttagctctttgaggaatctttgtactgtttttcatagacactgtattaatttacattcccaccagtgaTTACATGTTTCCTTTTCACCCCATCTGCATCAATATCTGTTggtttttgagtttttaataatggccattctgacaaggGTAAGGAGGTATGTCATTGTGATTTTAgcttacatttctctgatgactagtgatgttaggcattttctcatatgtttcctggccatttatatatcatcctttgaaaaaaaaaattcctgtcttttgcccactttttaatggggtcatttttctttttcttgctgacttgtttgagttccttatagattctggatattagtcctctGTCAGAGgtataatttgtgaatattttcacccattctgtGAGTCATCTATTTAGTCTGTATTTCCTTTGCTAAATGTAAGATCTGAAGtcataaaaatgctagaagaaaatgtaggaaaaactcttctggacattggcctaggcaaagaatttatgactaagacccccaaGGCAAATACTGCAATAAcataaattggacttaattaaactaaggGAACAATTTTTTAATGGCCTGAAAAGCTCCCTGGTCTAAAGAAGTATGACATGGGGTGGGAGGTAATGAGGGGCCCtggtagagcagtggttctcaaagtgcaGTCCCTGGACCAGCACCATCAGTATTCCCTGGAAC
It contains:
- the CCR1 gene encoding C-C chemokine receptor type 1; this encodes MEISPTTEDYSTATEYDYGDTTPCQKETERAFGAQLLPPLYSLVFIIGLVGNVLVVLVLMQYKRLRSMTSIYLLNLAISDLLFLFTLPFWINYKLKDDWVFGDGMCKLLSGIYYVGLYSEIFFIILLTIDRYLAIVHAVSALQARTVTFGIITSIFTWVLAILASIPGWYFSKTQREIKHHTCSIHFPPESLRNWKIFQALKLNLLGLVLPLLVMIFCYTGIIKILLRRPNEKKSKAVRLIFVIMLIFFLFWTPYNLTILVSVFQDSLFTHQCQQSKHLDMAVQVTEVIAYTHCCVNPVIYAFVGERFRKYLCQLFHRHVAVHLAKWLPFLSTDRLERASSMSPSTAEHELSAGF